A region of Fibrobacter succinogenes subsp. succinogenes S85 DNA encodes the following proteins:
- a CDS encoding trans-sulfuration enzyme family protein: MSNFNNIETKLIHGGIDGDKTTGAVNVPIYQTSTYKQAGLGENTGWEYSRTGNPTRAALETLIAELEGGVAGFAFASGMAATTTVLSLFKQGDRIIISSNVYGGTFRVLDKVFKNLGITYSIEDTTDLKLLESKITPDVKAFFVESPANPLLTVTDLAGVAAIAKKHNILTIVDNTFMTPYLQRPIELGADIVVHSATKYLGGHSDLVAGLAVVNSKELAERLAFTQNATGAVLGPFDSFLLIRGIKTLGVRLDRHTENAETIAKYLEKHEAVKHVYYPGLPTAQGYEINKKQAKNGGAMISFELRENYDIKKFFKALKLVSLAESLGGVESLVCHPATMTHASIPKEIREKVGITDGLIRLSVGIEKVDDIIADVNAAIEAAKA, encoded by the coding sequence ATGTCAAACTTCAACAATATCGAAACAAAACTCATTCACGGCGGCATTGATGGCGACAAAACTACAGGAGCTGTAAACGTCCCTATCTACCAGACTTCCACCTACAAGCAGGCAGGCCTTGGTGAAAACACGGGTTGGGAATATTCCCGCACAGGGAACCCGACGCGCGCAGCATTGGAAACGCTGATTGCAGAACTCGAAGGAGGAGTCGCAGGCTTTGCATTTGCAAGCGGTATGGCTGCAACAACAACCGTCCTTTCGCTTTTTAAGCAAGGAGACCGCATCATCATTTCGAGCAATGTCTATGGCGGCACTTTCCGCGTTTTGGACAAAGTTTTCAAGAATCTCGGAATTACTTATTCCATCGAAGACACGACCGATTTGAAATTGCTTGAATCCAAAATAACACCCGATGTGAAAGCATTCTTTGTCGAAAGCCCTGCAAATCCGCTCTTGACGGTAACAGACTTGGCAGGCGTTGCCGCAATTGCCAAGAAGCACAACATTTTGACCATTGTCGATAACACATTTATGACGCCGTATCTGCAGCGTCCGATTGAATTGGGTGCTGACATTGTCGTGCATTCTGCGACAAAGTATTTAGGCGGTCACAGCGACTTGGTGGCAGGGCTTGCTGTTGTCAATTCCAAGGAACTCGCTGAAAGACTCGCTTTTACGCAGAACGCAACCGGTGCTGTACTCGGACCTTTTGATTCATTCCTCTTAATTCGCGGCATCAAGACGCTTGGCGTCCGCTTGGATCGTCATACTGAAAATGCCGAAACCATCGCAAAGTATCTCGAAAAGCACGAAGCCGTAAAGCACGTGTATTATCCGGGACTCCCGACAGCACAAGGCTACGAAATCAACAAGAAACAGGCCAAGAACGGTGGCGCTATGATTTCGTTCGAACTTCGTGAAAATTACGATATCAAAAAATTCTTCAAAGCTCTGAAACTCGTTTCTCTTGCTGAAAGCTTGGGCGGAGTCGAAAGCCTCGTGTGCCATCCAGCCACAATGACGCATGCATCTATCCCAAAGGAAATTCGCGAAAAAGTCGGCATCACTGACGGGCTCATTCGCTTATCCGTGGGCATTGAAAAAGTTGACGACATCATCGCAGATGTTAACGCAGCCATTGAAGCCGCAAAAGCATAA
- a CDS encoding ABC transporter permease, whose translation MRIFVKYLSKFSGFLFLLFLIGIWTFISSGPEWSSQYLFPSPKAVLTALFNSREELLRSAWSSLLKLVPAYFAAAVVGISLGIVSGSVPWVGTMLKPISRFAAPIPPNVYIPYAIAILPTFYLSSTFIIFIAAFWPIYLNTAAGAADIPEKYRRNAAIIGIGRFEYLWRIAFVASLPSIFSGLSVGMGLSFIMLTVAELFGENTGLGHFVQFYADYSDYPNMVAGILWTGIVVLAIMEFFEFVKRKVLFWTKAN comes from the coding sequence ATGAGAATTTTTGTGAAATATCTATCTAAATTTTCAGGATTTTTATTCCTTCTGTTCTTGATTGGAATCTGGACGTTCATCAGTAGTGGCCCGGAATGGAGCAGCCAATACTTGTTCCCATCGCCAAAAGCGGTTTTGACGGCGCTTTTCAATTCTCGCGAGGAGCTTTTGCGCAGTGCGTGGTCGTCGCTTTTGAAACTTGTCCCTGCTTATTTCGCGGCTGCCGTCGTCGGAATCTCTCTCGGAATTGTTTCGGGGTCTGTCCCTTGGGTGGGTACTATGCTAAAGCCCATTTCACGATTCGCGGCTCCGATTCCGCCTAACGTTTACATCCCTTACGCCATTGCGATTTTGCCGACATTTTACTTGTCCTCTACTTTCATTATTTTCATTGCGGCCTTTTGGCCTATCTACTTGAATACCGCCGCGGGTGCTGCGGACATTCCTGAAAAGTACAGGCGAAATGCCGCCATTATCGGCATCGGTCGCTTTGAATACTTGTGGCGAATTGCATTTGTTGCAAGCCTTCCGTCCATATTTTCTGGGCTTTCCGTAGGCATGGGACTTTCGTTCATCATGCTCACCGTTGCTGAACTCTTCGGCGAAAATACAGGCCTTGGACACTTTGTGCAATTCTACGCTGACTATTCCGATTACCCCAACATGGTTGCGGGAATTTTGTGGACTGGCATTGTCGTCCTTGCGATCATGGAATTTTTTGAATTTGTAAAACGCAAGGTGCTATTCTGGACGAAGGCGAATTAA
- a CDS encoding nitrogenase component 1, whose product MAKILDQARYKCALAAMQTVQSIPGAIPVLHSGPGCASKLNDNNGTSGRFSPNIYPCTSISEKEVVFGGADKLRSTISNALKIIDADLFVVLSGCTGEIIGDDIQEVAEEFEDAEKPVIWAKTPGFKGNNYIGHDWILKSIFEQYVRKFKGEAPKEKGLVNLFAGVPQQDPYWLGNLRELERLLQSIGLKTNTIFGFGRGLENLQKIPTAEYTILVSPWAGLESAQYLEKEFNIPLLHYPILPIGAAETTKFLRTVAEFTGADKELTESVIQQNEAQFFYYLERYADTILESRIVSKRFTVVSEAQYVIAVTKFLVNDMGLFPQKLFVTDDTPEAFREEVSQETNTLNYDIKTKVEFTTDGFDLQNQIRKMDFGGSPLIIGSNWEKKLAHELKGHFVNISYPMIEKIVINSHVAGYSGGLYLLEDIYSAALSMLKI is encoded by the coding sequence ATGGCTAAAATATTGGATCAGGCGCGCTACAAATGCGCTTTGGCAGCAATGCAGACCGTGCAATCCATTCCTGGAGCAATTCCCGTTTTGCATTCCGGTCCGGGATGCGCATCCAAGCTAAACGATAACAACGGCACGAGCGGCAGATTCAGCCCCAACATTTACCCTTGCACAAGTATCAGCGAAAAAGAAGTCGTGTTTGGCGGTGCAGACAAGTTGCGTTCAACCATCAGCAACGCTCTCAAAATCATCGATGCCGACCTGTTCGTGGTTCTTTCCGGTTGCACGGGTGAAATCATTGGTGACGACATTCAAGAAGTCGCAGAAGAATTCGAAGATGCCGAAAAGCCTGTCATCTGGGCAAAGACACCGGGATTCAAGGGCAACAACTACATCGGTCACGACTGGATTTTAAAGAGCATCTTTGAACAGTATGTGAGAAAGTTCAAGGGCGAAGCCCCGAAGGAAAAGGGACTCGTCAACTTATTCGCAGGCGTGCCACAGCAGGATCCGTATTGGCTTGGCAACTTGCGTGAACTCGAACGTCTTTTGCAGTCCATCGGTCTCAAGACGAATACGATTTTCGGTTTTGGTCGCGGGCTTGAAAACTTGCAGAAGATTCCGACGGCAGAATACACAATTCTAGTTTCGCCGTGGGCAGGCCTCGAAAGCGCCCAGTATCTCGAAAAGGAATTCAACATTCCGCTGTTGCACTACCCGATTTTGCCAATTGGTGCGGCCGAAACGACAAAGTTCCTCCGTACGGTCGCTGAGTTCACGGGCGCTGACAAAGAACTCACGGAATCCGTTATCCAGCAAAACGAAGCGCAGTTCTTCTACTACCTGGAACGCTACGCCGATACGATTCTCGAAAGCCGTATCGTGAGCAAGCGCTTTACCGTCGTGAGCGAAGCCCAGTACGTAATTGCTGTGACCAAGTTTCTCGTGAACGACATGGGTCTTTTCCCGCAAAAACTGTTCGTTACGGACGACACGCCGGAAGCATTCCGCGAAGAAGTCTCGCAAGAAACAAACACGCTGAATTACGACATCAAAACAAAAGTCGAGTTCACCACGGACGGTTTCGACCTCCAGAATCAAATCCGCAAAATGGACTTTGGCGGCTCCCCGCTCATCATCGGTTCGAACTGGGAAAAGAAACTCGCCCACGAACTCAAGGGCCACTTCGTGAACATCAGCTATCCGATGATCGAAAAAATCGTCATCAACTCGCATGTGGCAGGTTATTCCGGCGGTCTTTACTTGTTGGAAGACATCTACTCTGCAGCACTTTCCATGCTGAAAATTTAA
- a CDS encoding nitrogenase component 1, translating to MPFNFKNANVGVRENRLGSITGFSGDLETLAHRSQCGSVKNRERCFSQSSSCLSGCALDQLISIRNVAVVYHAPAGCVALAQGEDVKFRQLAERINEKTNSVYVCTDLNENDTVFGAIEALRKATQYTYEKFHPEAIFLSSSCVSGVIGEDVDGLADELADEYDIPIIPIHCEGFKSRIWASGFDIADHAVLQGIVKPPEKKNNKIIFKNFFESARPQITELFKEIGAEPQFVYCNSTVEELSHLSEAQAMVCICGTLGTYLGNALEETYGVPYVRTINPNGITGFETWFRAIGKTIGKEAEVERYIERQRAIYLPQIEEVKRELKGLRAVIGMGPGYTYEVSRVLQELGMEVVHGLAWHYDYKYDNGQIPPALEHLLKTSPKGLKLTVADQQNYEVMSVLNYHKPDIYFSRHPGSTVWAIKQGYAALFVADEYMIFGYEGTLNFAKSILDTIKNRSFEKSLAARIKLPYTKWWYEQDTDKFLKPEGAR from the coding sequence ATGCCATTTAATTTTAAAAATGCAAACGTCGGTGTTCGCGAAAACCGTCTTGGATCCATCACTGGATTTTCGGGCGACTTGGAAACGCTCGCACACCGCTCACAGTGCGGATCTGTCAAGAATCGCGAACGTTGCTTTAGCCAGTCCAGTTCTTGTCTTTCGGGCTGCGCTTTGGACCAGCTCATCAGTATCCGCAATGTGGCTGTCGTCTATCACGCTCCAGCCGGTTGCGTTGCGCTTGCGCAAGGTGAAGATGTCAAATTCCGCCAACTCGCCGAACGCATTAACGAAAAGACAAATTCCGTTTACGTCTGCACGGACTTGAACGAAAACGATACAGTCTTTGGCGCTATCGAAGCACTCCGCAAGGCAACGCAGTACACGTACGAAAAGTTCCACCCGGAAGCGATTTTCCTCTCGTCTTCTTGCGTATCGGGCGTGATTGGCGAAGACGTTGACGGTCTCGCCGACGAACTCGCAGATGAATACGATATTCCAATTATTCCAATCCATTGCGAAGGTTTCAAGAGCCGCATTTGGGCCAGCGGTTTCGATATCGCGGACCACGCCGTTTTGCAGGGAATCGTGAAACCGCCCGAGAAGAAGAACAACAAGATCATCTTCAAGAACTTCTTTGAAAGCGCACGTCCGCAAATTACGGAACTTTTCAAGGAAATCGGCGCAGAACCGCAATTCGTTTATTGTAACTCCACTGTTGAAGAACTTTCGCATTTGAGCGAAGCCCAAGCAATGGTTTGCATTTGCGGAACGCTCGGCACCTACCTCGGCAACGCCCTCGAGGAAACTTACGGTGTACCATATGTGCGTACGATTAACCCGAACGGCATTACCGGTTTTGAAACTTGGTTCCGCGCTATCGGCAAAACGATTGGCAAGGAAGCCGAAGTGGAACGCTACATCGAGCGCCAGCGCGCCATTTACTTGCCACAAATCGAAGAAGTCAAGAGGGAACTCAAGGGTCTTCGCGCCGTGATCGGTATGGGCCCGGGCTACACCTACGAAGTTTCGCGCGTATTGCAGGAACTCGGTATGGAAGTGGTTCACGGTCTTGCTTGGCATTATGACTACAAGTACGATAACGGCCAGATTCCGCCAGCACTCGAACATTTGCTGAAGACATCGCCAAAGGGGCTCAAGCTCACTGTGGCTGACCAACAAAACTACGAAGTGATGAGCGTATTGAACTATCACAAGCCGGACATTTACTTTAGTCGTCATCCGGGCTCAACCGTATGGGCCATCAAGCAGGGTTACGCAGCGCTCTTCGTCGCCGATGAATACATGATTTTCGGTTACGAAGGAACACTCAACTTTGCCAAGAGCATCCTCGATACCATCAAGAACCGTAGCTTTGAAAAGAGTCTTGCCGCTCGAATCAAGTTACCCTATACCAAGTGGTGGTACGAACAAGATACAGACAAGTTCTTGAAGCCGGAAGGCGCAAGGTAA
- a CDS encoding PLP-dependent cysteine synthase family protein, whose product MHYYESMKSLIGKTPLVKLNHVGVPEGVNLFVKLELWNPSGSVKDRAGLYMVEDAFAKGTLKPGGTIIEATAGNTGLGIAFAALNRGVRVIFVVPTKFSQEKQTLLRALGAELINTPREEGMLGAEKKAEELLKQIPDSISLRQFHNMANPRAHYETTGPEIYDDLDGNVDYVVAGAGSGGTFSGILKALKERNPKIQGVLADPVGSTMGGGEHGDYNIEGIGNDFIADTMDMTLVDRVIKINDDDAFGGSRELAQKEGIFAGSSSGGAFAAAKKLIASGARGNIVFVAPDRGDRYFSKGLYK is encoded by the coding sequence ATGCATTACTACGAATCCATGAAATCTCTCATTGGGAAAACGCCGCTTGTAAAATTGAATCATGTTGGTGTTCCTGAAGGTGTAAATTTATTCGTAAAGCTTGAATTGTGGAACCCTTCGGGCAGCGTAAAAGACCGCGCCGGCCTTTATATGGTCGAAGACGCGTTCGCCAAAGGGACGCTCAAACCTGGCGGAACAATTATCGAAGCAACCGCAGGCAATACCGGGCTTGGAATTGCATTTGCAGCATTGAACCGCGGAGTGCGTGTCATTTTTGTAGTACCGACAAAATTTTCGCAAGAAAAGCAGACGCTTTTGCGTGCGCTTGGCGCAGAACTCATCAACACCCCGCGTGAAGAAGGCATGCTCGGCGCCGAAAAGAAAGCAGAAGAACTGCTGAAGCAAATTCCGGATTCCATTTCTCTCAGACAATTCCACAACATGGCAAATCCGCGGGCCCATTATGAAACGACAGGACCTGAAATTTACGATGATCTCGATGGCAACGTTGATTATGTTGTTGCAGGCGCAGGAAGCGGCGGAACGTTCTCGGGCATTCTCAAGGCGCTCAAGGAACGCAACCCCAAAATTCAAGGCGTGCTCGCTGACCCTGTAGGCTCTACAATGGGCGGTGGCGAACATGGCGACTACAATATCGAAGGAATCGGAAACGATTTTATTGCAGACACTATGGACATGACGCTTGTAGACCGCGTCATCAAAATTAACGATGACGACGCTTTCGGTGGTTCCCGTGAACTCGCGCAAAAAGAGGGAATTTTTGCGGGATCTTCTTCGGGCGGCGCTTTCGCAGCAGCCAAGAAACTGATTGCATCGGGCGCTCGCGGGAACATTGTCTTTGTAGCCCCAGACCGTGGCGATCGTTACTTCAGCAAAGGTTTATACAAATAA
- a CDS encoding radical SAM protein yields the protein MAIDQETVFREHPCFGACKNRKGRIHLPVAPGCNIECRFCDRRINEDAQVPGNTSKVIKPEEACGYIRKALEFVPDLTTVGIAGPGDTLATPFALDTFRLVKKEFPNLIRCMSTNGLLLNDKADEVIDVGIDTLTVTVNAVDPEIEAMINARIFYHGKTYTGVEAAEILIHNQLEGIRKVAKSGTLVKVNTVLCPGINDNHIEDVAATVREAGAIIYNIIPLIPQNGFKDLPAPTPKGLAIAQEQAGVFINVFKHCAHCRADAVGVPGVYDVGSQIYMDRIRVKETFSHG from the coding sequence ATGGCAATCGATCAAGAAACAGTTTTTAGAGAGCACCCCTGCTTTGGCGCATGCAAGAATCGTAAAGGGCGTATCCATTTGCCCGTCGCTCCGGGTTGTAACATCGAATGCCGTTTTTGCGACCGTCGCATCAACGAAGACGCACAAGTCCCGGGAAATACAAGTAAAGTTATCAAACCGGAAGAAGCATGTGGCTATATTCGCAAGGCTCTTGAATTCGTACCGGATCTTACTACGGTGGGTATTGCAGGCCCTGGCGACACGCTCGCGACACCTTTTGCACTGGACACTTTCCGCCTCGTCAAAAAGGAATTTCCAAACCTGATTCGTTGCATGAGCACAAACGGACTTTTGCTGAACGACAAGGCAGACGAAGTCATTGACGTGGGCATCGATACGCTTACGGTCACGGTGAACGCCGTTGACCCAGAAATCGAAGCAATGATCAATGCGAGAATTTTCTACCACGGCAAGACCTACACGGGTGTCGAAGCCGCTGAAATCTTGATCCACAACCAGCTGGAAGGCATTCGCAAGGTTGCAAAAAGCGGGACACTCGTGAAAGTAAATACGGTTCTTTGCCCAGGCATCAACGACAACCATATCGAAGATGTGGCCGCTACAGTCCGCGAAGCGGGAGCGATTATATACAACATCATTCCGCTGATTCCGCAAAACGGATTCAAGGATCTTCCAGCCCCGACTCCGAAGGGACTCGCAATTGCACAGGAACAGGCCGGCGTATTTATCAATGTTTTCAAGCACTGCGCTCACTGCAGAGCAGATGCTGTTGGCGTTCCCGGCGTCTATGACGTTGGTTCACAAATCTACATGGATCGCATCCGTGTAAAGGAGACTTTCTCTCATGGCTAA
- a CDS encoding class I SAM-dependent methyltransferase: protein MISKTALLCALARAVHTHAKSEKIFEDEFAQDFVGLKEYRHARNLARQFLPAKKSKSKDYPAKDFIDQYLLPIILPRNRFAEDIVDAKQKTGDVQYVLLGAGLDSFALRNKSQNVDVFELDLYETQVFKIERTRQLFTKRRPKVHFVEIDFNKDSIISRLTNAGFNPKKRSVFSILGVSYYIPIEIFFKTIAEISKIAAPNSAIVFDYYEKERDSADSTTKISRLKQITASCGECMVDGYDPVQVDNLARKSGIQYCHDLSPKDIDEAFFSASTGLSAFEGVHLMYCGL, encoded by the coding sequence ATGATTAGCAAAACTGCGCTTTTATGCGCTCTTGCCCGAGCTGTCCACACTCACGCTAAAAGTGAAAAAATTTTTGAAGACGAATTTGCACAGGATTTTGTGGGTTTGAAGGAATATCGCCACGCACGCAATCTTGCAAGGCAGTTCCTTCCTGCAAAAAAGTCGAAGTCCAAAGATTACCCGGCTAAGGATTTTATTGACCAATACCTTCTCCCCATCATTCTTCCACGAAATCGATTTGCAGAAGATATTGTCGATGCCAAGCAGAAAACAGGAGATGTGCAATACGTTCTATTGGGTGCGGGCCTAGATTCCTTTGCGCTTAGGAACAAAAGTCAAAACGTCGATGTCTTTGAACTGGATCTGTACGAAACACAAGTTTTCAAAATCGAGCGGACGCGACAACTTTTCACAAAGAGGCGTCCCAAAGTTCACTTTGTAGAAATCGATTTCAACAAGGATAGCATCATCAGCAGATTGACAAACGCTGGTTTTAATCCGAAAAAACGCTCCGTCTTTTCGATTCTCGGCGTGTCCTACTACATTCCTATTGAAATCTTTTTCAAGACGATTGCGGAAATTTCTAAGATAGCAGCACCCAATAGTGCAATAGTATTCGATTACTATGAAAAAGAGCGGGACAGTGCGGACAGCACAACCAAAATCAGCCGCTTAAAACAAATAACAGCATCGTGCGGCGAGTGTATGGTTGACGGATACGATCCCGTTCAAGTTGACAATTTGGCCAGGAAATCGGGTATCCAATATTGTCACGACCTTTCTCCTAAAGATATCGACGAAGCCTTTTTCAGTGCATCAACTGGATTGTCCGCATTCGAGGGCGTTCATCTGATGTATTGCGGTTTGTAA